From the genome of Bacillota bacterium:
AGGCTCGTGTATGCGGTGATTATCGTCTTGTTCTATGTGCCCCTCCTCGTGGCACAGTTTAAGGGTGCCGGCAACATAATGCAGGTACTGCTGGGCTGGGATTACGTTCCGTCGGTGTTCCTGTCTGCGGCTATTGCGATCTTCTATACAGCAGCGGCCGGCATGCTTGGCGACGCATACAGCGATCTGATCCAGGTCATCGTGATGGTGGTCGGCCTGATCATCCTGCTCCCCACCGCCGTCAGTGCGGCGGGTGGATTCGCTGGCATGCATGCCAAGCTTGCCACAATTGACCCCAAGCTGGTTCACCTCGCCGGCATCATGCCTGCCATCTGGGGTTTCTCTAACATCATCCACTGGTCCGTCCTCAACATCGGAGGCGCACCGCACGCTATTTTCCGGTTCCTGGCGGCGAAGGACGTGAAGCAGTTGCGTCGGGCGCTACTGTGGGCGCTATGTTTCAATGGCTTTCTCCTGTTCGCCTGCGGCATGCTGGGGCCAGTCGGGCGGGTGATGTTCCCCACGCTTAAGGATCGGGACCTCACGACGCCGCTGCTTGCGGCCACTCTGCTCCACCCATTGTTGACGGGTCTCATGCTCTCCGCCATCATCGCCGCCATCATGTCCACGGTCGACTCGGTGATGGTGCTGGGGGCGTCGGCAGTGTGCCGGGACATCTACCAGCGATTCATGAACCCGCAGATGACCCCGGCGCAGCGTCTCAAGATATCCCGCATCGTCACAATTATCCTGGGGCTTATTGGGGTGGTGGGTGCCGTGCGCCCCATTACTGCCGTGCAATGGTTCGTGGCCTTCTCGTTCGCCGTAGGAGCTGCTGCCTTCACTTTTCCGCTGCTATTCGCGATGTGGTGGCCACGCGCGACCAAGGATGGTGCCCTGGCAGGTATGGTGGGTGGCGCTGCGGTCTGCCTGTTCTGGTATGGCCTTAGCTGGTCGTGGTACAGGTCGTTTTCCAAGTTCCCATATGGCATATGGCCCTCGATCATAGGCACCGCAGTTTCCCTTGTGCTGACCGTGGCTGTGAGCCTGCTCACCAAGCCTGCGCCCAAAGAGGTCCTGCATGAATTCTACGCTCCATGAGAGTGTGCGGGGCGGCAGTGGGGGCTGCGGATCGAGCATGGTTGCAGCGTTTCTTCTCGGAGCAGCCCCCAGTGCCGCCCTCCTCGGGGGTGTGCCGGTGGGCTACAAGCTTGTGCCGTGCCTTCTGACTCTAGAGGCTGCTACGGCAGTGGTTGAGAAGACCGCCCGAGCGTGCGGAGCCGTGGTTCGTTGCTGGGAGGGGCGGCTGGCGTATCTGCCCGTGTGGGTTGCGCACACCCTGTGCACGGTGCGCCAGCCTTTTGGCGGAACGAGGAAGCTGCCCTTGCTGGTTGGTGCTGACGGCTGGTCCGGGGTGGTCGCGGTACTGGCCGGCGCACCGCTGTTCCAGGTCGTCGAGGAGGTCAGGGCCGAGGAGTTGCTCCTACCCGTCCGGTTTGGTCCGGCCGATTTGGAACCACTTGTCGTCAGGGAGGCTCAAGAGTACCTGATGAGCCGGTGGAGGCAGCTCTCCGAGGTGTCCGTGCTGGCCATGGACTTGCTCTACAGGCCGGTGTGGGTGTGCCTCGACGAAAGGCGCAAGGTGAGGATGGTTGACGGTCACACCGGAGAGCGCCTGTACCACTTGGATAGGATGAGCGAGAGCCTGGTTTCGCTGTTCGTGTAGTTTGTGCCGCGGCAGGCGTGCGGCACCAGATAAGAGAGGAGGTAGGGCTGCCTTGCGTCTTGCGGGTTGCAAAGCGGTGATAACGGGGGCTGCAAGGGGCATCGGTCGCGCCATTGCCCATGCTTTTGCCCAAGAGGGTTGCGACCTAGCCGTTAACGCCTTGCACGAGGAGGGGTTGAGAGCCCTGGTGCAAGAGCTGGAAGGCCTGGGCGTCTCGGTGCTCCCGCTCCCCGGCGATGTGTCCGACCACGGCCTAGCCAGGGAGCACGCAGCCACGGTACAGCGGGCCTTTGGCCGGGTGGACTACCTTGTGAACAACGCGGGGGTGTCGCAACCCAAGCTGGTGGCGGATCTTTCCGAGGAGGAGTGGGACCGTACCCTGGCAATCAATTTAAAGAGCGGCTTTAACTGGACCCAGGCATTCTTGCCTCTGCTCATGGCAGCACCTGCCCCTGCGGTGGTGAACATATCTTCCATTAGTGCAAAGCACGGGGGTGGCTTCGGTACGGTCAGCAAGGCGTGCTATGCTGCTTCCAAAGCGGGTGTTTTGGGCTTCACCCGCGGCCTCGCCAAGGAGTTGGCCCCCAAGGTGCGGGTAAACGCTGTGTGTCCGGGTTTGATCGCGACGCCCATGACCGCGCGGCTCGTGGAAAGCCCCCAAGCCCCGGAAATCCTCAAGACCATCCCCCTCGGCCGTTTCGGCAGACCCGAGGAAGTGGCTGCGGTGGTGCTGTTCTTGTGCCTCCCGGAGGCCTCGTACATCACAGGGGAAGTCGTGGACGTCAACGGAGGAATGCTCATTGACTAAGCATGGCCTAGCGGGGAGGGAAAAGTGATGGCCGAACGCGTAAACCCAGAGCGACTTCTGGATTTAGCTCGTCGCCTGGTGTGCATTCCCAGTATCAACCCCCCGGGCGAGTACGGTCGGGTGGCGGCAGAGGTAGAGCAGGCGATGAGGGAGGCCGGTCTGGTTACCCGGGTCGTAGAGGGCGAGCCGGGTAAACCGAACGTGTTGGGAATCCTGCCGGGGTCGGACCCGGCCCGGCCGGTTTTGCTCCTCAGCGGGCACATGGACGTGGTACCCGCGGGCGACCCGGGTGCCTGGCAGGAAGACCCGTTTAGCGGTAGGGTGGTGGGGGGGTATTTGTGGGGCCGCGGGACGGCGGACATGAAGGGTGCTTTGGCGGCGCAGGTAGAGGCGGCTCGGGTGCTGGCCGCGGGCCGCCGCATGCCGGGTTCGCTAGTGGTGGCCGCGACGGTGGACGACGAGACGGCCGGGCCGATGGGGATGAAGTACCTCATCGAGTCCGGGTGGCCTTCGGGCTTGCCCTTACCCTTCCTGCACGTGCTGGGGGAAGCCAACGACCTCAATGTGACGGTGGCGTTCAAGGGCAGGGTCTGGTTCCGCATCGCGACCAGGGGCGTTGCCGCCCACGGAGGCGCCCCGGAGACGGGCGTCAACGCGGTCGAAAAGATGATTGAGCTGTTCCGGCACCTGCGGGCACTGCCGGGCCGGGAACACCCTCTTATGGGGCGGGACACTCTGAACTTGGGCACTATTCGGGGAGGGGAAAAAGTGAACATCGTCCCCGATTGCTGCGAGGCGACGTTTGACTACCGCGTTTGTTCTCCGTGCTCGGCAGCGGAAGCTGAAGCGCGCTTCCGGCAGGTTGTAGAAAAGTTGAGCCGAGAGGATTCGGAGTTCGTAGTGAGCCGGTTTGAGGTGTTCGAGAAGAGGGATCCGCTGGAAGTTGACCCCGATGGCAGGGCCGTCCGCCTGGTGCGCGAGGTGGTCAGGGATGTAACCGGGCGCGAGCCCCGTCTGCTGGGGACCCTTTCTGCGGGGGATGCGTACTACGTGCTTCAGAAGTCCATCCCCGCCGTATGGGTGGGACCGGGCGACAGTTCCCTGTTGCACGCCGCCAACGAGCGCATAGCCGTACGCGACCTGGAAGTAGCCGCCCTCGTTTACGTCGAGCTGGCACGGCGAGCCTGTTCGGGTGGCTGGAAGAAGGATGAGTGACATGCCCCACCCGGTGCTGGATTGGATGTATGCGCAGCAGCATGTCATGGTGCAAGTTCTGGCGGATCTGGTCGCCGTGGATACCGGGCCTGGTTGTGCTGACGGGATCATGGCGGCCGGCAATATCCTTCTTGAGTTGCTGAAGCCCGTCGGTGTGAAGGTTACCGAGTTCCCTTCCGATAAAGGGAGGAACCTCCTTGTCGAAGGGGGTAAGGGGACAGGGTTGCCCGTTCTCATTCTCGGCCATCTGGATACTGTTTTTCCCAGGGGGACGACTGTAGCTCGACCGTTTCGAATCGAAGGCGATCGGGCCTGCGGGCCAGGAGTGTGCGACATGAAAGGAGGCCTTGTGACGGCTGTCTTTGCTTTGCGGTATCTGGCCTTGGAAGAGGGTGACCTTCCGCCTGTGATCGCGGTGTTCAATGCGGACGAGGAGACGGGGTCTCGTACATCGCGTAGCCTTATTGAGCAGGTGGCCCGGCGGAGCGCTGCTGCATTTGTCATGGAGCCGGCGCGGCCGGACGGATCTGTTGTGGTGAGGCGTAAGGGGGTGGCCTGGTATCGGGTGGTGGTGCGGGGACGGGCGGCCCACGCTGGTTCCGAGCCAGACAAGGGATCCAGTGCTGTGGAGGAACTGGCCCATAAAATCCTGCAGTTCAGTGGTCTCAACGATCCCTCGGTGGGTCTCACCGTCAACGTAGGCCGCGTGCTCGGGGGTACTGCGGCCAACGTGGTGGCGGAGCACGCCGAAGCGGACGTCGACCTGAGATTCTGGCGCGAGAGTGACCTCGCCCGAGCAGCGGCGACCATGCGGGAGCTGTGTTCAAAACCCACGATACCCGGGACGGGGTGTCAGCTGGAGGAGGTGGTTTCCCGCCCGCCTCTGGAAGTGACGCCCGAGAGTGCGGTCCTTCATTCCGTCGTACAGGATGCGGCCAGGGATTTGGGGTTTGCTGTGGAAGGCGCGGCCACCGGGGCGTACTCCGACGGCAATATCGCCGCGAGTGTCGGTATACCTGTGGTCGATGGGATGGGCCCCGTTGGCGGTGGCACGCACAGCGACCACGAGTACGTCGAACTGGGCACGCTTCCGCAACGGGCTGCTTTGCTGGCTCTGTCAATCAGGCGCGCGGCCCAGCAGTTGGCTCGGGGTGGGGGAGGTGATCAGGGTGGCTGGTCTACAGGATTGCCCCTCTCGCCCGCTTGCTGGTAAGGTGGCCGTGGTGACCGGCGCCTCACGAGGGATCGGAGCCGCCATCGCGCGTGAGTTGGCCCGGCGCGGCGCCGCGGTGACGGTTGTGTCACGCACTGCGGAAACGCTCCAGCCGGTGGCGCAGATGATCCAGGACGAGGGGGGTACCTGCCTGCCGCTGGCGGCGGACGTGAGGGATACTGCTCAGGTGAGAAAGCTGGTCGATTCCACCTATGGGGAATTCGGGCGCGTCGAAATCCTGGTGAACAATGCCGGCTTATACCCCGTCACGCCCTTCCTGGATCTCACCGATGAGGAGTGGGACGAGGTGGTGGCCACCAACTTGCGCGGCCCGTTCGTGTGCTCACGAGAATTCGCACGCCGGATGGTGGCCGATCCGCGTTCCCGGCGTGGCACGGCGGACGGCGCAACCCCCCAACCCTGGGGTCGCATCATCAACATAAGTTCAACATCCAGCCTGCTCGCGCGCCCGGGCATCGCCCACTATTCCTCTTCGAAGGCGGGCGTCAACGGCCTCACAAGGGTGCTGGCCATAGAACTGGCCCCTTACGGCATCACAGTGAACTCGGTTTGCCCCGGTCTCATAGCCACCGAGACCATCGTGGCTCAGGCTCAGGATCCCGGTCGTCAGGCAGAGCACCGTGCCAAGCTGGCGCGCATACCTCAGGGTCGATGCGGTCAGCCCCAGGAAGTTGCAGCAGTGGTTGCCTTCCTGGCCTCCGACGAAGCGGCGTATATCACGGGAGCTGTCATCGTCGTGGACGGCGGCTACACCTTGGGCATTCCCGGTTATTAGTCCCTCCGTGGCCCATCGCGTTTCTCCCGGGGTACACCCTGGGCCGGTTCCGGCGTGGCAGGATCGTATGCCGGGGGCATCCAAAATGCATAGTAGGAGCGAAGGGTGTCAGAGGGGCAGCGCACAGATGTTGGGTGACGGACGGGTGTGCCGTGTGGTCGTGGTGGCGAGCGACCGGCTGGTGTTCGAGGTTTTCCGCCGGCAGTTGCTGGACTTTTTCGGGTCTGCCATCGACATCGAAGAGGTGGTCCTGGAGGAATGGGAACCAAAGCCGCTGCAAGCCCGCATCGTGGTTGCGTCCTGTAACACGGTTGCCGACCGTATAAGGGCCTACCTGGCCCCCGATGCGCAGTTACTGGTTGCGTGCCGAGCCATAGACCCTGCGAACCTGGAAGAACTGTTGCGGCTTCCCCCTAATACGCGCGTGTTGCTGGTTAGCAACTTCATGGAGACGGCCCTCGACACTATCCAGATGCTGAAGAGGCATGGACTCACGCACCTCGAATGGAAGCCCTACGTGCCCGGTGCCGGCAGTATGCGAGAGGAGGCTGATGTCGCTGTCACGTGTGGCCTCCCTCACCTGGTTCCCCGCGGCGTGTCTCGGGTGGTAAACATCGGCGTGCGCAAGCTGGATGTCTCCACCCTCGTCGCCCTCCAGTTGGCCGCCGGCGTGCCGGTCGAGAGGATAAACTACATTTCCATAGGCTACCTGGATGAGATAGTGAAGACCACGCGCAAGTACTTGCAGGAGGCCGAGCGTGCGGCCCGCCTCGGGGCCCAGCTTGAAGCGATCCTGGACAGCATAGGGATAGGCGTTGTGGGGGCAGACCTCCGCGGGCTGGTCACTTTCTGTAACAGCGAAGCTCATGCTATGCTGGGGGCGAAGCCGGGGGAGACGGTGGGACGCGCCGCACGAGAAGTGCTTCCGCAGGTTGATTGGGAGGCAGAGGGGTGGAAGGAAGGCTCCGGTGTCCAGGTGGTTGAGGCAGCGGGGAACCGCTTGGCGGTTAGCGTGCTGCCTGTCACGCGGAACGGCGAGATGTTCGGTAGCGTTGCGATCCTCCGGCGGGTGACGGAGGTTCAGTCCACCGAGGCAGAAGTCCGGTGGCGTCTGACTAGGTCAGGGTACCTGGCAAAATACCGGTTTGAGGACATCATCGGTATGAGCGACGTTATGGCCAGGCTCAAGAGTCAGGCCATGCAGCTTGCGGCCAGCGAGTTGCCCGTCCTTATTGTCGGCGAAACCGGTACTGGGAAAGAGTTGTTTGCGCACGCTATTCACCAGGCATCACGGCGTCGTGACGGACCTTTCGTGGCCATCAACTTTGCTGCTGTCCCCGAGTCGCTGGTGGAAAGTGAGCTGTTTGGCTATGAAGAGGGTGCGTTCACGGGGGCGCGGAAGGGCGGAAAACCTGGGCTCTTCGAGCAGGCGCACCGAGGAACCCTTTTCCTGGATGAGGTTGCAGAAGCACCTCCGTCTATTCAGGCGCGGCTGCTCCGGGTGCTCGAGGAAAAGCGCGTCCTGCGCGTTGGGGGCAGCCGCATGGTTCCCGTAGATGTACGTATCATCGCGGCCACAAACCGTGATCTGGTGGAGTTGATGCGGAGTGGCCGATTTCGGCCGGACCTGTACTTCCGACTTCATGTGCTGCCACTGCACATCCCGCCACTTCGCAGCCGGCCACAGGACATACCGGACCTGATCCGGCACTTTATGAGCGAGAAAGGATACCGCTTCACCCTTGACGCCAGCGCACTGGATATCCTGATGTCTTACCACTGGCCCGGAAACGTTCGCGAACTGGAGAACCTCCTCGCTTACTTGGCTGTGACTTGCGGTGCAGGAATCGTGTCAGCTTCGCACTTGCGCGCTCTTCTGCTTCCGGACCACAGCCGACCGGAGCCTGCGGGAGGCCTCGACGCTGCTTACCCCGTAGAAGAGCTGGCTAGCCGTCTCGCAGCCTCGGGGTGCGATCGACTGGCAGTGGAGGTGTTGATTCGGTTGCACTCCGATTCACAAGTGGGACGCCGTTCGAGCCGACGCCGCATCTTGAGCCAATTGAAACAAAGGGGGTATGATGTGAGCGAAGGGCGGCTGCGTTCGCTCCTTCAGTTGTTTGCCCAGTATGGCTGCGTACAGCCAGGTCCCACCCGGCGGGGAACGGCCATCACGCCCAAAGGTTACAAGCTGTTACGCTTATTGGACAGTGAGGTGCGGGAGCCAGAGAGTCTCACGGCGTGGAGGGCGTGACGGCATCGTGTTCCGGTGGAACGGACCGAGGCACCTCCATGTTTCCGTAATAGTCCATGAGAGGCACTGGCTACTCACAGTTGGCCTGTTCAACAACTCTGGATCCACTTTTGGGCAGGACGGAGCTATGGCTGTGATCTTGGGCGTCGGCTCGGGCGGAGCACGCCGAAGCAACCGACCATGCCGGTCTCGGGGGACGTGGCGCCTATAGCGGCCTCGGCGTAGTAGCCTGAGTCGCCTGGGCCTCAAGGGAAACGTGAAGTGTGGGCTGCGTGCGATTGGAGGACGCATTGAAGAGGTCGAGGGGCTGGCTATCGATTCGACAACGGACGTTGTCCGACGGACGGGAGCACGCGCTTCGGGGATCGGTGTTCTCCCGTAGGCGGAACCTGACGGGCGTGTTGCCCTCCGGGCTTCCGTTGGAAGACGTCTTGGGGCGGGGCTGCTGTTGGACGTGCGGGTGCCCGACCTGCCGGACAACGTCACGGGGGACCAGCGGCGGGTTGCAAGCGGTGCAGTCCGGTGTTACTCTAGTACCGTCAGCCCAGTCAGCTTTGGGGGAGATGGGTATGCGGCGTAGGGTGCCGCGCTTGGTGGTGGAGGACGGCAAGGCAACTGCTGTGATCCTCGATATTGAAGTCTATCGGGAGATGCTCGAGCGCCTTGAAGACCTTGAGGATTTGAGGATGTTGGAAGAGATTCGGAAGAGGCCGTTGGACTTGCAGAGCCTGGAGGACTTCTTGGCGGAGCACGCCTCGGATGTATGAGGTTTTTCTGGAGAGGACGGCGCGGAAAGACCTGGAGGCCCTGCCAGCACGGGTCTTCCGCCAGGTGATTGCCTGCGTCCGCGGTCTGGCCCATAATCCCAGGCCTCCTGGGGCGAGGAAGATAGTCGGATCGGACAACGCCTGGCGGGTGCGCGTGGGAGACTACAGGGTGGTCTACGAGGTCGATGATGCGGCCTTTCGGGTCATTGTGTACCGGGTAAGGCACCGGAAGGAAGCGTACCGGGGCCTGTGATGGGTTGCCCATGCGGTAATGGCAGTTCCCTTGGGTCGTCTGGCAACATGAGATATCGGAAGCTCGGTGCGGAGGTGTCCGGGATCCGGCTATCCAGGTACCTGGCGGTGTAGCACCTTGAGCCACGCCGCGGCCAGATGCAAAGCTGCCATTGGGGGTGACTTATTATGCGTCGGTGTGATGTGCGGCCCGGTTACTGGTTGGTCACCGAAGATGGGGCCATTCACTCTCTGTCCGCGGACCCCAAGTGTCCGCGATGCGGAAGGGCAAACTGGTGTAGTACTCACTCCTACACCTACTTCAAGTGGTGGTTGGGGCTATCAAGAGCGCTCGGGGGCCCTTCGAACGAGGATGAACTCCCCGTCTTCCGCACGCGGGAAGAGGCAGCCAGCGAAGCGCAGAAGAAAGGGAAGCCTTCCGCGGCCCGGCCCTGTCCGCTGAGCACCCATTCGGATGCGGAGGGCAGGTGCGGATACGCTATCCCAGCATGCTGTGCGGATTAGCTAGACTCCCGAAGTAATCTTCCACCTTGGCGCTGCAGTTGACGACGTGGTTCTTCATCGTACCCGGGTCGCGGGAGCGTTTCCCCAGTTGTTCGTTCACGAGGGGAGTGGTGGTGCTGGTGATCGGGTGCATTTCGGGAGCGTGGAAGGGCCCTGCATGACGTCCACCACGTTTGTGGGTGAGCTTGCGGCCCATGTCCAGCACCGTTCCTCCAGTGGGGGGCAGCACCGCGAAGCGGTCCTGGTACGTTTCCAAGATGGCCACTATGGTGCGGCACAGCTTTTCGGTTTTGACCTCCACGCTGCCTCACACGTGAACGACTCGGTCGAAATACCACGGCGCGGAAAGTGAATTGTCCGACACGCGGTGATGTCGGTGGGTTGCCGGCTACCTCCCGCGCTGCGAGGTTGGTTACCTCCTGGTAGAACCGCTCCGAGGAGGCGGGGGTGCAATCGTGCCACTGCCTCAGCAGGGCCAGGGAAGCTTCCCGCTCCCGGCCAGGAGGTGTCTTGGGCGGAGGCAGCACGCCGTTTTTCGGCAACCCTGTCCGGGGCAGCCTCCTTGCTGTCCCAGTAGCGGGCCCAGAGTTCCAGCCAGAGGCACCAGAGCAGGAGCGTGACGCGGATTGCATCGCCACTTTTGAGGTGGTGAGCAGGCCGTTCTGCTTCACCCGCCATTCCTCAAGGTCCGAGACCCTTTAATCTATCGGAGCCACTCCCACCTCACAAGGTTGCAGCCACCGGAGGCTACCTCCTGCCAATGCAGCTGCAGGGAAGCTTCTGCCAGCAGCGAATATGTTTACGCCGAGCAAGGAGCAGGAGGTATGCCAAGTTGGAACAGTACATAGACCGGCTTACGCAACTCAGAACTGAGTTGTCCCTCGCCTCCGAGCGCGGGGACTCGGCAAGGCTCCTGACACTGTCTCAAGAGCTTGACCGCCTCGTCCTGGACATCATGGCCGAGATGAGGGTGAGCCGTGGAACTGGAACAGCTGTGCAACAGGATCAGGCAGCTGTGCCGGGAGGTGACGGCCACCGAGTCGGAAGCAAGGCGGAAAGAGATCCTACGGGAGTTGCTGACCCTTCTCGATCATTTGATTGACGTGCTCAAGCGCGAAGAATAACGAACAGGCGCCCCTGCTGGGGTGCCTTCAGCTTATAGTGTGGCCTCCGGAACTCAACCCCGGGCATGGCGGCTCACCTTTACGCAGGCTCAGGTGTCAAGTGTGGCAGACACCCTTCTATCGCGGGTTCTGGATGAGCTTCCCGTGCTGGTGCGGGCCTGCCGCCTGCTGGAAGCGGCGAAGAGCGGCGCGGACGAGGACGTGAGCAACGCTCTTGCGGCGCTGAGGGAGGCTGTGGTTTCGGCTTCGGCTGCGGCTGGCGCCCTGGAGTTGTGGGCGGAGCGGGCGAGGCTGAGGAAGCCGAGCTAAGGTAAGCGTCAAACTGTACCCACCTGGCTTGCTGCCCGGAGTTGAAGGATAATCTCCCCGAAGTATGAATCGGGGAGGGTTTGTGGTGACCAGGGCCGAGCGGGAGAAAGAGCGACAGGAATGGGAGACCCGCATCGCGGAGTTCAGGGCGAGCGGACAGAGCGTGAGTGAGTGGTGCGCTGCCAACGGCATAAAGCCTGGCCGGTTATGGTACCGGTTGCGTCAGGAGAGACGCCAAGGGAAGGTCGACAGGGGAAGCGGTGTGGCGCCGATATGGCTGCAGGCAACGGTGACCGGCCCGGCTTGCACCGAAGAACAAGACAACAAGAGGCTCATCCGGATAGGCGAGGCCAGCGTAGAGGTGAGGGCCGGGTTTGATCCCGAGTTGCTTTCCGGCTGGGTGCGGGTACTGTTGGCCATATGCTGAGCGATAGTCCCGTGGACCGGGTTTACCTTGCCTGTGGCCGACCGACCTGCGGAAGTCCATCGACGGGTTGGCAGTGCTCGTGAAGGAATCCTTCGATCTTGACCCTTTCTCGAGCAGCCTCTTTGTCTTCTGCAACCGGCAGAGGGACAAGGTCAAGATCTTGAGGTGGGACCACAACGGGTTCTGGCTGTACTACCGCCGCCTGGAGCGGGGCAAGTTCCAGTGGCCGCCGAGAACAGGCGAGAACATCCCCGTGGCGATCGATTACCGTCAGCTGCGCTGGCTCCTTGACGGGCTGGCCTTGAAACAGCCCAAGGCGCACCCGGAGGTGAAAGCAAGAACGATCGTGTGAGACTGCATATTCCGTCCAAATTAGGAGGAATTCGGCGATAGATGTAGAATAACACAGATATGGACAATTCATCCTCCGGCATGACCATAGAAGAGCTAAGAGAACGCTGCGCTCTGCTCGAACAAGAAAACGCTGAGCTGACAGCCAAACTGAAGTGGTTCATGGAGCAGTTCCGCTTGATGAAGCACCGTCAGTTCGGGGCCTCCAGCGAACGGACGGTTCCCGGCCAGGAGGAGTTTTCGTTCTTCAACGAGGCGGAAAGAGAAGCCCGGCCTGAGGAGCCGGAGCCACCGGTGGAGACGATCAACCTGTTGGACAGTTGATCACTGAAGCTGTCAAGGTACCAACTATCGGGATAGGCGCGGGGCCCCATTGCGACGGGCAGGTGCTGGTCCTCCATGACATGCTGGGCCTGTTCGAACGTTTTGTGCCAAAGTTCGTTAAACGTTACGCGCGGCTAGCCGATGAAGCGCGGGAGGCTCTTTCTCGTTTTGCGTTGGAGGTTAGGGAGGGTCAGTTCCCGGCGGCAGAACACTGCTACCCGATGAAACCGGAAGTAGCAACCGAGGTGCGTGCCCGGCTGGTTCAGGCCGGCCACCTAACGGAAGTGCCCATGTGAGATGAGGTGAACGTTGTGGCCGTGCCAGTATTGAGAGTCGGCGTTGTTGGTGCTGGGGCCATGGGGTCTCTGTTTGGGGGGTACTTGGCTGCTGCGGGTCATGAGGTGTGGCTCGTAGACAAGTGGGCCGAGCACGTCAGCGCGATAACCGAGCATGGACTGCTTATCATGGAACCGTCCGGTGAGGAGAGGATTGTGCGGGTGCGGGCCACTACCGAGGTCGGCGAGGTAGGTCAGTGCGATCTCGTACTGGTTTTTGTGAAATCGTACCACACCGCAGCGGTCGCGAGCGAACTCACCCCTATCGTCGGTTCCGGCACTGTGGTGCTTACTCTTCAAAATGGATTGGGCAACGTGGAGGCTTTGGCTGAGGGTGTTCCGAGAAACCAGATCTTGGCGGGCACCACA
Proteins encoded in this window:
- a CDS encoding sodium/proline symporter yields the protein MTEAIVANRVWYISVLAVYLLGILALGTYFTRRMKTDEDFYVAGGKLSAVVTGASYSATQISAGTFIGAVGAAATMGYNYVPVAISATAAPWSTFLFIGERVRRVAGRIGALTYGDILERRFGPACRLVYAVIIVLFYVPLLVAQFKGAGNIMQVLLGWDYVPSVFLSAAIAIFYTAAAGMLGDAYSDLIQVIVMVVGLIILLPTAVSAAGGFAGMHAKLATIDPKLVHLAGIMPAIWGFSNIIHWSVLNIGGAPHAIFRFLAAKDVKQLRRALLWALCFNGFLLFACGMLGPVGRVMFPTLKDRDLTTPLLAATLLHPLLTGLMLSAIIAAIMSTVDSVMVLGASAVCRDIYQRFMNPQMTPAQRLKISRIVTIILGLIGVVGAVRPITAVQWFVAFSFAVGAAAFTFPLLFAMWWPRATKDGALAGMVGGAAVCLFWYGLSWSWYRSFSKFPYGIWPSIIGTAVSLVLTVAVSLLTKPAPKEVLHEFYAP
- a CDS encoding glucose 1-dehydrogenase translates to MRLAGCKAVITGAARGIGRAIAHAFAQEGCDLAVNALHEEGLRALVQELEGLGVSVLPLPGDVSDHGLAREHAATVQRAFGRVDYLVNNAGVSQPKLVADLSEEEWDRTLAINLKSGFNWTQAFLPLLMAAPAPAVVNISSISAKHGGGFGTVSKACYAASKAGVLGFTRGLAKELAPKVRVNAVCPGLIATPMTARLVESPQAPEILKTIPLGRFGRPEEVAAVVLFLCLPEASYITGEVVDVNGGMLID
- a CDS encoding M20 family metallopeptidase — encoded protein: MAERVNPERLLDLARRLVCIPSINPPGEYGRVAAEVEQAMREAGLVTRVVEGEPGKPNVLGILPGSDPARPVLLLSGHMDVVPAGDPGAWQEDPFSGRVVGGYLWGRGTADMKGALAAQVEAARVLAAGRRMPGSLVVAATVDDETAGPMGMKYLIESGWPSGLPLPFLHVLGEANDLNVTVAFKGRVWFRIATRGVAAHGGAPETGVNAVEKMIELFRHLRALPGREHPLMGRDTLNLGTIRGGEKVNIVPDCCEATFDYRVCSPCSAAEAEARFRQVVEKLSREDSEFVVSRFEVFEKRDPLEVDPDGRAVRLVREVVRDVTGREPRLLGTLSAGDAYYVLQKSIPAVWVGPGDSSLLHAANERIAVRDLEVAALVYVELARRACSGGWKKDE
- a CDS encoding M20 family metallopeptidase; protein product: MSDMPHPVLDWMYAQQHVMVQVLADLVAVDTGPGCADGIMAAGNILLELLKPVGVKVTEFPSDKGRNLLVEGGKGTGLPVLILGHLDTVFPRGTTVARPFRIEGDRACGPGVCDMKGGLVTAVFALRYLALEEGDLPPVIAVFNADEETGSRTSRSLIEQVARRSAAAFVMEPARPDGSVVVRRKGVAWYRVVVRGRAAHAGSEPDKGSSAVEELAHKILQFSGLNDPSVGLTVNVGRVLGGTAANVVAEHAEADVDLRFWRESDLARAAATMRELCSKPTIPGTGCQLEEVVSRPPLEVTPESAVLHSVVQDAARDLGFAVEGAATGAYSDGNIAASVGIPVVDGMGPVGGGTHSDHEYVELGTLPQRAALLALSIRRAAQQLARGGGGDQGGWSTGLPLSPACW
- a CDS encoding 3-oxoacyl-ACP reductase family protein, coding for MAGLQDCPSRPLAGKVAVVTGASRGIGAAIARELARRGAAVTVVSRTAETLQPVAQMIQDEGGTCLPLAADVRDTAQVRKLVDSTYGEFGRVEILVNNAGLYPVTPFLDLTDEEWDEVVATNLRGPFVCSREFARRMVADPRSRRGTADGATPQPWGRIINISSTSSLLARPGIAHYSSSKAGVNGLTRVLAIELAPYGITVNSVCPGLIATETIVAQAQDPGRQAEHRAKLARIPQGRCGQPQEVAAVVAFLASDEAAYITGAVIVVDGGYTLGIPGY
- a CDS encoding sigma 54-interacting transcriptional regulator, producing the protein MLGDGRVCRVVVVASDRLVFEVFRRQLLDFFGSAIDIEEVVLEEWEPKPLQARIVVASCNTVADRIRAYLAPDAQLLVACRAIDPANLEELLRLPPNTRVLLVSNFMETALDTIQMLKRHGLTHLEWKPYVPGAGSMREEADVAVTCGLPHLVPRGVSRVVNIGVRKLDVSTLVALQLAAGVPVERINYISIGYLDEIVKTTRKYLQEAERAARLGAQLEAILDSIGIGVVGADLRGLVTFCNSEAHAMLGAKPGETVGRAAREVLPQVDWEAEGWKEGSGVQVVEAAGNRLAVSVLPVTRNGEMFGSVAILRRVTEVQSTEAEVRWRLTRSGYLAKYRFEDIIGMSDVMARLKSQAMQLAASELPVLIVGETGTGKELFAHAIHQASRRRDGPFVAINFAAVPESLVESELFGYEEGAFTGARKGGKPGLFEQAHRGTLFLDEVAEAPPSIQARLLRVLEEKRVLRVGGSRMVPVDVRIIAATNRDLVELMRSGRFRPDLYFRLHVLPLHIPPLRSRPQDIPDLIRHFMSEKGYRFTLDASALDILMSYHWPGNVRELENLLAYLAVTCGAGIVSASHLRALLLPDHSRPEPAGGLDAAYPVEELASRLAASGCDRLAVEVLIRLHSDSQVGRRSSRRRILSQLKQRGYDVSEGRLRSLLQLFAQYGCVQPGPTRRGTAITPKGYKLLRLLDSEVREPESLTAWRA
- a CDS encoding type II toxin-antitoxin system Phd/YefM family antitoxin; this encodes MRRRVPRLVVEDGKATAVILDIEVYREMLERLEDLEDLRMLEEIRKRPLDLQSLEDFLAEHASDV
- a CDS encoding type II toxin-antitoxin system RelE/ParE family toxin, whose protein sequence is MYEVFLERTARKDLEALPARVFRQVIACVRGLAHNPRPPGARKIVGSDNAWRVRVGDYRVVYEVDDAAFRVIVYRVRHRKEAYRGL